TAAGTGGAGGTTCGTGCTCAATAAACATCTGTAAATGCTGGTGCTCTGTGCAAGGATGTACTGGCGGAAAACTCTGGAAGATAGCCATATAAAAGAGtgatgcttttttaattttctttagtttttttagagGGTTGTCGGTTATGCAGATGACAAGTTCCccttttacatgtttatttttgtgtccaTTCTACATCTTTAGCAAattataaaaagctttttttttcacaggaagaaggattttgttattttctgtctgAAAATGCCAGAAATCCCTGACGCTCATTCTCTTTTCTTTAGGTTGGTTTCGGAAAATCTTAAAAACAGGAGAAACTCTGTCAATACAGCGTGAAAAAGAAGAGATCATAACCCCAAACTCTGTGACGTCTGTCGCCTCTTTATCATCTCCGTCTGCCTCTCCGCTGCCTGCAGAGCCATCGGGGAAATCCCCGTCCAGACCACAGCAACTGCAGCTTGCTCTCACATCTGAGcagagatggaaaaagaaatatgACCTTTTTGTGTGCCACAGCTCTACTGACTCAGACATGGAGGAGGCCACTCGGCTTGTTTTGTCTCTCGAGGCTGCCCCCCACAAACTCCGATGTTATCTGTGGCACCGCGACGCCTGCCCGGGAGCTGCCATCGCTACAGAGTTTGCCCACGCCTTGAAGGAAAGTCATGTATGGGCGTTACTTATCACCCCCAGCTTTGTGCAGGATGACTGGTGCAAATATGTGATGCACCAAGTTTTGGCAGAGGGACCCATGTCCAACAGGATGATTCCCTTGCTTCAGAACCTGCCACACACAGAGTATCCTGTGGAACTGAGATTCTACTACTACATTGATTTGAGCAGGAACCCAGACAGAGGTCACAGCAGTGTCAACAAGTCTGTGCTGAGGTGTAAGTGGACGTTCTTTGTCGTTGGAAACCCTTTTTGGTCTCAGAATTCAATGACTTATTGAAATTAGATGTTTAATTAAACTGGTTTGTGTCACAGATGAATTTCAGCTGCAGGAAACCAAAGAAAGATTGACTAAATTCCCTCCTGTTTTCACTTTGCAGACTTGGAGAATCTGGCCCAAAAAGAGTTGAAA
The Oryzias latipes chromosome 13, ASM223467v1 DNA segment above includes these coding regions:
- the tirap gene encoding toll/interleukin-1 receptor domain-containing adapter protein, translated to MHGWFRKILKTGETLSIQREKEEIITPNSVTSVASLSSPSASPLPAEPSGKSPSRPQQLQLALTSEQRWKKKYDLFVCHSSTDSDMEEATRLVLSLEAAPHKLRCYLWHRDACPGAAIATEFAHALKESHVWALLITPSFVQDDWCKYVMHQVLAEGPMSNRMIPLLQNLPHTEYPVELRFYYYIDLSRNPDRGHSSVNKSVLRYLENLAQKELKSHRKLDMSESSSQKDKETLKQCSPATSTLPVTNVEEK